The proteins below come from a single Streptomyces tubercidicus genomic window:
- a CDS encoding NDP-hexose 2,3-dehydratase family protein, with protein sequence MDSTVEPLYSSGSTVSSRRGRALPARLAASALATEGGVMSNEAFHAWFEERQRTHALQVSRIPLGDLRGWNFAPGTGNLRHDSGRFFSVEGLRVRSDYGPVREWCQPIIHQPEIGVLGIAVREIDGVLHCLMQAKPEPGNLNGVQLSPTVQATKSNYTRVHGGSAVPYMDCFIDPDPSRVLADVLQSEQGSWFFRKRNRNMVVEVGPEVEAGEDFCWVTLGQLGGLLRHPDLVNMDARTVLSCIPDWRAGSSTRNAGLHSDTEIRSWITTRRARHEITAEPWPLREAAGWHRSDEAISHESGLFFSIVAVDVSSHRREVPAWSQPLLEPHGLGIAALLVKRIGGVSHALLSARVEPGFLDVVELGPTVQCTPESYDHLPSGQRPRYLDVVLDRRPERTLFDAVLSEEGGRFQHARSRYLIIEVDEDFPTEAPEDFRWVTLPQVNELLKYSHHLNVQARTLVAGMRALP encoded by the coding sequence ATGGACAGCACAGTGGAGCCGTTGTACTCGTCCGGCTCCACAGTGTCTTCCCGGCGGGGGCGGGCGCTGCCGGCCCGGCTGGCCGCGTCCGCGCTCGCCACCGAGGGCGGGGTGATGAGCAATGAGGCGTTCCACGCATGGTTCGAGGAGCGGCAGCGCACCCATGCGCTCCAGGTCAGCCGGATACCCCTGGGGGATCTGCGGGGTTGGAACTTCGCTCCCGGCACCGGGAACCTGCGGCATGACAGCGGGCGTTTCTTCTCCGTCGAGGGCCTGCGGGTCCGCTCCGACTACGGGCCGGTCCGCGAGTGGTGCCAGCCGATCATCCACCAGCCGGAGATCGGTGTGCTGGGCATCGCGGTCCGTGAGATCGACGGGGTACTGCACTGTCTGATGCAGGCCAAGCCGGAGCCGGGGAACCTCAACGGGGTGCAGCTCTCCCCCACGGTGCAGGCCACGAAGAGCAACTACACCCGGGTGCACGGCGGTTCCGCTGTGCCCTACATGGACTGCTTCATCGACCCTGATCCGAGCCGGGTGCTGGCCGATGTGCTCCAGTCCGAGCAGGGGTCGTGGTTCTTCCGGAAGCGCAACCGCAACATGGTGGTCGAGGTGGGCCCGGAGGTCGAGGCGGGCGAGGACTTCTGCTGGGTCACGCTGGGCCAGCTCGGTGGGCTGCTGCGCCATCCCGATCTGGTGAACATGGATGCCCGTACGGTGCTGTCCTGCATCCCCGACTGGCGGGCGGGTTCCTCGACGCGCAATGCCGGCCTGCACTCCGATACGGAGATCCGCAGCTGGATCACGACGCGACGGGCCCGGCACGAGATCACCGCCGAGCCGTGGCCGCTGCGCGAGGCGGCGGGCTGGCACCGCTCCGACGAGGCGATCTCGCATGAGAGCGGGCTGTTCTTCAGTATCGTCGCCGTCGATGTCAGCTCGCACCGGCGTGAGGTCCCGGCGTGGTCGCAGCCGCTGCTCGAACCGCATGGGCTGGGGATAGCCGCGCTGCTGGTGAAGCGGATCGGCGGGGTCTCGCATGCGCTGCTGAGCGCACGGGTGGAGCCGGGGTTCCTGGATGTGGTGGAGCTGGGGCCCACCGTGCAGTGCACTCCGGAGAGCTATGACCATCTTCCCAGCGGGCAGCGTCCCCGGTATCTCGATGTCGTGCTGGACCGCCGTCCGGAGCGGACGCTGTTCGATGCCGTGCTGTCGGAGGAGGGCGGTCGCTTCCAGCATGCCCGCAGCCGGTATCTGATCATCGAGGTGGACGAGGACTTCCCGACCGAGGCGCCGGAGGATTTCCGGTGGGTGACGCTCCCTCAGGTCAATGAGCTGCTGAAATACAGTCACCACCTGAATGTGCAGGCTCGGACCTTGGTCGCGGGGATGCGGGCGCTGCCGTAG